The Desulfohalovibrio reitneri genome contains a region encoding:
- a CDS encoding PhoH family protein gives MAEKTRRRLEFGDGGKAGELFGPHNRNLHRIRKLSGVDISSRGSTLTLSADDERQLENVTRLLVQLYELVKKGRELDDTDIDQGWRTVARDESGEVPEAVGSQVFKVSRKRSVQAKSPGQREYLEAIGSADMIFGIGPAGTGKTYLAVAMAVAAMQEKRVKRLVLTRPAVEAGERLGFLPGDMVEKVNPYLRPLYDALHDMLDFATVQEMIQSGRIEVAPLAFMRGRTLNDAFIILDEAQNTTPEQMKMFLTRLGFNSKAVITGDVTQIDLPGRAPSGLVNAANVLEGVEGIRFVRFQEGDVIRHPLVGRIVRAYEQDERKQQET, from the coding sequence ATGGCTGAGAAGACGCGCCGCCGGCTTGAGTTCGGTGACGGCGGCAAGGCGGGCGAACTGTTCGGCCCGCACAACAGGAACCTGCACCGCATCCGCAAGCTGAGCGGTGTGGACATCTCCTCCCGGGGATCCACGCTGACCCTCTCCGCGGACGACGAGCGGCAACTGGAGAACGTCACCAGGCTGCTGGTGCAGCTCTACGAGCTGGTCAAGAAGGGCCGCGAGCTGGATGACACGGACATCGACCAGGGCTGGCGCACGGTTGCCCGCGACGAGTCCGGCGAAGTGCCGGAGGCCGTCGGGTCCCAGGTGTTCAAGGTCTCCCGCAAGCGCAGTGTGCAGGCCAAGTCGCCGGGACAGAGGGAATACCTGGAGGCCATCGGCTCGGCAGACATGATTTTCGGCATCGGTCCGGCGGGCACCGGCAAGACCTACTTGGCCGTGGCCATGGCCGTTGCGGCCATGCAGGAGAAGCGTGTCAAGCGGCTGGTGTTGACCCGCCCGGCGGTGGAGGCCGGGGAAAGGCTGGGCTTCCTGCCCGGCGACATGGTGGAGAAGGTCAACCCCTACCTCCGCCCGCTGTACGACGCCCTGCACGACATGCTCGATTTCGCCACGGTCCAGGAAATGATCCAGTCCGGCCGCATCGAGGTGGCGCCCCTGGCCTTCATGCGCGGACGAACCCTCAACGACGCCTTCATTATTCTCGACGAGGCCCAGAACACCACGCCGGAGCAGATGAAAATGTTCCTCACCCGGCTGGGATTCAACTCCAAGGCGGTCATCACTGGCGACGTGACCCAGATCGACCTGCCGGGCCGGGCCCCCTCCGGGCTGGTCAACGCGGCCAATGTTCTGGAAGGGGTCGAGGGAATCCGCTTCGTGCGCTTCCAGGAGGGCGACGTCATCCGTCATCCCCTGGTGGGGCGCATCGTGAGAGCTTATGAGCAGGACGAACGGAAGCAGCAAGAAACCTAG